In one Epinephelus moara isolate mb chromosome 6, YSFRI_EMoa_1.0, whole genome shotgun sequence genomic region, the following are encoded:
- the sbk3 gene encoding uncharacterized serine/threonine-protein kinase SBK3: MTAAAAQELDERCFLSAQSLPSLKVSEHFKVVKLLGQGTYGKVMLAVHRKRGTPMALKFFPRESTSLTSFLREYNLSLSYCTHPSLTRALGIFFSTPTYYVFAQQAGLYGDLYNVIVSEVGVDEERVQRVMAQLSGAVTHLHSLGFVHRDIKPENIFLCDSSCRWVKLGDFGLARAIGSTVRAVWYESPFCTPEVEPGKKAQKDWDGTEESIEEIWITVEPTIDSWALGVLVYCLLTGCFPWEESTLDDRGYRRFKEWFDREEKMRDGEWRLEEEIDSYTIMRENQRYNPPPSQFEGLSPLVMTLFKELLHPEPKHRGSPEEILSYLGGPWLTETEMEEKRKAEEAEKEARKIREGGGVEEELVREGRGER, from the exons gctgcagcagctcaggagcTTGACGAACGATGTTTCCTGTCGGCGCAGTCCCTTCCCAGCCTGAAGGTATCCGAGCACTTCAAGGTGGTGAAGCTCCTGGGACAGGGAACCTACGGCAAGGTCATGCTGGCCGTACACAGAAAGAGAG GAACCCCGATGGCTCTGAAGTTCTTTCCTCGTGAGTCGACCTCGCTCACCTCCTTCCTGCGTGAATACAACCTGTCCCTTTCCTACTGCACCCATCCTTCTCTGACACGGGCCCTTGGCATCTTCTTTTCCACACCCACCTACTATGTGTTTGCCCAGCAAGCTGGTCTATACGGCGACCTCTACAATGTGATAGTGTCTGAG GTCGGGGTGGATGAAGAGCGTGTTCAGAGGGTAATGGCCCAGCTAAGCGGTGCCGTCACACACCTCCACTCCCTGGGGTTCGTCCACCGCGACATCAAACCTGAGAACATCTTCCTGTGTGACAGCTCCTGTCGCTGGGTCAAACTGGGCGACTTTGGTCTCGCCCGGGCCATCGGCTCCACCGTTCGTGCCGTCTGGTACGAGTCCCCCTTCTGCACTCCTGAGGTGGAGCCTGGAAAAAAGGCTCAGAAGGACTGGGATGGGACCGAGGAGAGTATAGAGGAAATCTGGATAACAGTGGAGCCCACTATTGACAGCTGGGCCCTCGGTGTGCTCGTCTATTGCCTCTTAACTGGCTGCTTCCCCTGGGAGGAGAGCACCCTCGACGACCGCGGCTACCGTAGATTCAAGGAGTGGTTTGACCGCGAGGAGAAGATGAGGGATGGTGAGTGGAGGCTTGAGGAGGAAATAGACAGTTACACAATCATGAGGGAGAACCAAAGGTACAACCCTCCGCCCTCACAGTTTGAGGGCCTCAGCCCGCTTGTGATGACTCTGTTCAAAGAGCTGCTCCACCCGGAGCCCAAACACAGAGGGAGCCCCGAGGAGATCCTCAGCTACCTGGGAGGGCCGTGGCTGAcggagacagagatggaggagaagaggaaggcaGAGGAGGCGGAGAAGGAAGCCAGAAAAAtaagggagggaggaggtgtAGAAGAGGAGCTGgtgagggaggggagaggggagagataA